One genomic window of Nocardioides daphniae includes the following:
- a CDS encoding TOPRIM nucleotidyl transferase/hydrolase domain-containing protein — protein sequence MPRPITLLVEGESDRAAVVSLAPRFGVDLDAEQIAVTVIGGAGNFGRAIAEAAAQGHRVGGLYDEAEERFVAGALNRQEGEDLTRQGFFACRPDLELELVRAIGAVELAPLLEANGDLKTFRNFQDQPKYRDADALEQARRFIGANGSRKAKYAALMAEAVDFGSVPEPLEGLVNWIWSA from the coding sequence GTGCCTCGACCCATCACGCTTCTCGTCGAAGGCGAGTCCGACCGGGCCGCCGTCGTCTCCCTGGCTCCCCGGTTCGGCGTCGACCTCGACGCCGAGCAGATCGCCGTCACCGTCATCGGTGGCGCCGGCAACTTCGGCCGCGCCATCGCCGAGGCGGCCGCCCAGGGCCACCGTGTCGGCGGCCTCTACGACGAGGCCGAGGAGCGCTTCGTGGCCGGCGCGCTCAACCGCCAGGAGGGCGAGGACCTGACGCGTCAGGGCTTCTTCGCGTGCCGCCCCGACCTCGAGCTGGAGCTGGTCCGGGCGATCGGCGCCGTCGAGCTGGCCCCGCTGCTGGAAGCCAACGGCGACCTCAAGACCTTCCGCAACTTCCAGGACCAGCCGAAGTACCGCGACGCCGACGCGCTCGAGCAGGCGCGCCGCTTCATCGGCGCCAACGGCTCGCGCAAGGCCAAGTACGCCGCGCTGATGGCCGAAGCCGTCGACTTCGGCTCGGTGCCCGAGCCGCTCGAGGGCCTCGTCAACTGGATCTGGAGCGCCTGA
- a CDS encoding low molecular weight phosphatase family protein gives MTTQTTPHVPQVVFACVRNGGRSVAARLLTEHYARGRVVALSAGTQPGEHIHPEVAVELEALGLDTSREHPKHLTREMIAASDLAITLGCGETCPYVPGVTYRDWPVDDPGGQDEATVRRVLADLDGRVRELLRELVPDLDLPPSVVTS, from the coding sequence ATGACCACACAGACCACGCCGCACGTCCCGCAGGTCGTCTTCGCGTGCGTACGCAACGGAGGCCGCTCCGTCGCCGCGCGTTTGCTCACCGAGCACTACGCCCGGGGCCGGGTCGTGGCGCTCTCGGCAGGCACCCAGCCCGGCGAGCACATCCACCCCGAGGTCGCCGTCGAGCTGGAGGCGCTGGGCCTCGACACCTCGCGCGAGCACCCCAAGCACCTGACCCGCGAGATGATCGCGGCCAGCGACCTGGCGATCACCCTGGGCTGCGGGGAGACCTGCCCCTACGTCCCCGGGGTGACCTACCGCGACTGGCCGGTCGACGACCCGGGTGGCCAGGACGAGGCGACCGTACGCCGCGTGCTTGCCGACCTCGACGGCCGCGTACGAGAGCTGCTGCGCGAGCTCGTGCCCGACCTGGACCTGCCGCCGAGCGTGGTCACTTCCTGA
- the arsM gene encoding arsenite methyltransferase: protein MTTTDSPAGAPTPDQLREQVRDRYAQAATAVTRGTTNAELNADLQSGDSLTVVDDSCGTSSCCSDDVAVDDSFGAALYGADDQDALPVEAVAASLGCGNPTAVADLRAGERVLDLGSGGGIDVLLSARRVGETGFAYGVDMTDEMLDLARANAAKAGAENVEFLKATIEDVPLPDASVDVVISNCVINLSVDKPQVIAEMHRVLTPGGRIGISDVVAEDHLSPAERAERGSYVGCIAGALSRSEYLDGLAAAGFVDAEVEFTHEAAPGMHGAIIRATKPAA, encoded by the coding sequence ATGACCACCACCGACTCCCCCGCGGGCGCCCCGACCCCTGACCAGCTCCGCGAGCAGGTGCGCGACCGCTACGCGCAGGCCGCGACCGCCGTCACCCGCGGGACCACCAACGCCGAGCTCAACGCCGACCTCCAGTCCGGCGACTCCCTCACGGTCGTCGACGACTCCTGCGGCACCTCCTCGTGCTGCAGCGACGACGTCGCCGTCGACGACTCCTTCGGCGCAGCGCTCTACGGCGCCGACGACCAGGACGCCCTCCCCGTCGAGGCGGTCGCCGCCAGCCTGGGCTGCGGCAACCCGACGGCCGTGGCCGACCTGCGCGCCGGCGAGCGCGTGCTCGACCTCGGCTCCGGCGGCGGCATCGACGTGCTGCTCTCCGCGCGCCGCGTCGGCGAGACGGGGTTCGCCTACGGGGTCGACATGACCGACGAGATGCTCGACCTGGCCCGCGCCAACGCCGCGAAGGCCGGCGCGGAGAACGTGGAGTTCCTCAAGGCCACCATCGAGGACGTCCCGCTGCCCGACGCCTCGGTCGACGTGGTCATCTCCAACTGCGTGATCAACCTGTCGGTCGACAAGCCGCAGGTCATCGCCGAGATGCACCGCGTGCTCACCCCCGGCGGTCGGATCGGCATCTCCGACGTCGTCGCCGAGGACCACCTCAGCCCGGCCGAGCGCGCCGAGCGCGGGTCGTACGTCGGGTGCATCGCCGGCGCCCTCTCGCGCTCGGAGTACCTCGACGGGCTCGCCGCCGCAGGCTTCGTCGACGCCGAGGTCGAGTTCACCCACGAGGCCGCCCCGGGCATGCACGGCGCCATCATCCGCGCCACCAAGCCGGCCGCATGA